The Trachemys scripta elegans isolate TJP31775 chromosome 21, CAS_Tse_1.0, whole genome shotgun sequence genome has a segment encoding these proteins:
- the LOC117868657 gene encoding pulmonary surfactant-associated protein C-like: protein MDCKSTTELTMPAQPPVYSSMPKVSTNQQRIILASVMVILLGFFIVAGALVGVYLTQKHTEKVLDMVIQGNKGEEEEQTAMVNERENVAAFHIKRKKSTATVVYNYNQGLIGLRITNSKKCFVMKMDKLNIPSLDEISRDLPHFNAKQVSGDNMSYNFTEAEPADRTTLGTTLNILCSDIPIYWALPRKIQGNRSSSAPLGSPWCFFSSLCLCF, encoded by the exons ATGGATTGCAAAAGTACTACCGAGCTCACCATGCCTGCTCAGCCACCT GTTTACAGCTCCATGCCCAAAGTGAGCACAAACCAACAAAGAATCATCCTTGCCTCAGTCATGGTGATTCTCCTGGGCTTCTTCATAGTTGCCGGTGCTTTGGTAGGAGTTTACCTGACCcaaaaacacacagaaaag GTCCTTGACATGGTCATCCAGGGAAacaagggggaagaggaagagcagaCGGCCATGGTAAATGAACGGGAGAACGTGGCCGCTTTCCACATCAAAAGAAAGAAATCCACAGCCACTGTTGTGTACAACTATAACCAA GGTCTAATAGGTCTCAGAATCACCAACAGTAAAAAATGTTTCGTGATGAAGATGGATAAACTCAACATACCAAGCTTGGATGAAATTTCCAGAGATCTCCCACATTTTAACGCCAAA CAGGTCTCTGGAGACAACATGTCTTACAACTTCACAGAGGCGGAACCGGCTGACCGCACTACACTGGGAACAACTCTGAATATTCTCTGCAGCGACATCCCCATCTACTGGGCTCTGCCT CGCAAGATCCAAGGAAACCGCAGCAGTTCTGCTCCTCTTGGCTCCCCCTGGTGTTTCTTTAGCTCTTTGTGCTTGTGCTTTTGA